The nucleotide window TATGGCTGATGGTGACAAAAGCGTGCTGTGTGGCCTCGTCAAAAATCGGCATATAGTTAAAAGCCAACGCTGCCAGCGCCGTGCCGGCCAGGTTACCTCCCAACACAATGCCCCACAGGCGAAGCAGCAGTAATATATTGCTGCCCGTGGGCTTATGCATAATCGGCAGAACAGCGGTAACGGTGTTCTCAGTGAACAGCTGTTGTCGCGCCATAATGACGATAATAAAGCCGAAGGTATAACCAAGGTTCTCCAGCAGGAAAGCGCCCGGCACCCCTTCCAGATTGGCCTGAAAGATGCCTTTGGCCATCAGCGATGCGCCCATGGAAAGGCCAGCCGCTATGGCGGAAAACAGCAGCGCCATACCGTCGCGTTCCAGCTCCTTTTCTCCCTCCTGACGGATCTGTTCATGCACGGCCGCCGCTCGGGAGGGGAGAACTTCTTCATCCACTTCTATCTCTTCATCCTGCTCGCTCTCCTGACTATCTACTTCGCCATCTTCATGTTTCTTATTCATTATTCTGTTTCCCAGCGGTTAATTTCCTCTTAAGCGTAGCGTGTTTCTGGCAGGATGGTTTGTTACGAATTTTCAGGGAAAGCGTAACAAACCTTTAACCGCAAGGGTTTTTTATGAGATCTGTGACGCGTAACAGGCATAATGCTGCCAGCCCATGAGGGCGCAGGCAGAGAGCAGGCTGCGATGACCTGAAAGCCTGTGGTACTATTCCGACCCACTCTATTAAGCGCGATTTTTTTGATGCTGGAAGCCAACAATCTGACCTGCGTACGCGACGAACGTACGCTGTTCCACGATCTCAGTTTCACCGTTTCAGCGGGCGATATTGTCCAGATTGAAGGGGCGAACGGGGCGGGAAAAACCTCGCTACTGCGAATTCTTGCCGGGCTTAGCCGGGCAGAGCAGGGCGATGTCTTATGGCATCACCAACCTATCCGCCAGCAGCGTGATAACTGGCATGCGGCGCTGCTCTATCTTGGGCATCAGCCAGGCGTGAAAGCGGTGCTGACGGCGCGCGAGAATCTGCACTTCTATCATGCCAGCCAGTCGGAAGCCTCTCTGATGGCGGCTCTGGAGGAAGTGGATTTAGTCGGGTTCGAAGATGTTGCCGTGGCGCAGCTCTCGGCGGGCCAGCAGCGCCGAGTCGCGCTGGCCCGGTTGTGGTTAAGCCGTTCGCCTTTATGGATCCTTGATGAGCCATTAACGGCTATTGATAAGTCCGGTGTGGCTAAGCTGATGGCGCTTTTTAATATGCATGCAGAAAATGGCGGCACGGTCATTTTAACCACTCACCAGGAATTACCGACCGCACACCGCACGGTTCGCAAAATTCGGCTGACCTCTTCGGAGGTAGTCTGATGTTCTGGCGCGTTCTCAGGCGTGAATTGCGCATTGCCTTCCGTAGCGGCTCAGAGATTATCAACCCGCTCTGGTTTTTCCTGATTGTGATCACCCTGTTCCCGTTGGGGATCGGGCCAGAACCTGCATTACTGGCGCGCATTGCGCCGGGAATTGTCTGGGTTGCCGCGCTGCTCTCTTCGCTACTGGCGCTTGAGCGTCTGTTTCGTGATGATTTTCTTGATGGGTCGCTTGAACAACTGCTGTTGTTGCCCGGACCGCTGCCGATAACAGTGCTGGGAAAAGTGGCCGCTCACTGGGTAGTGACCGGTCTGCCGCTGCTGTTGCTCTCTCCACTGGCTGCGTTGCTGCTTTCGCTGGACTTCGCCAGCTGGCGCGCTATAGCGCTGACGCTGCTGCTGGGCACGCCCACCCTGAGCTTTCTGGGGGCGATAGGGGTTGGTTTAACGGTTGGGCTGCGCCGCGGTGGCGTATTACTGAGTTTACTGGTGCTGCCGCTGGCGGTACCGGTACTGATTTTTGCCAGCGCAGCCATAGACGCTGCCGGCATGGGGCTTCCGATTGACGGCTACCTGGCTATTTTAGGTGCTCTGTTGGTGGGCAGCGCCACGTTAGCGCCGTTCGCCACTGCCGCAGCATTGCGGGTCAGCGTGCATTAAGCATTTTACTGAACACCAGAACGCTTTTTCTTTTTATGTGAGCAAAATAATAATGTGGAAATGGTTACATCAACTCGGTAAGCCCGACCGGTTGTATCGGTTATGCGGTCGTTTGGTGCCCTGGTTTGCGGTGCCGGGCCTGTTAACGCTGTTACTGGGCTGGATATGGGGCTTTGGTTTTGCCCCGGCAGATTATCAGCAGGGCAACAGTTACCGCATCATGTATATCCATGTCCCGGCCGCGATGTGGTCTATGGGCATCTATGCATCGATGGCGATTGCCGCTTTTATCGGTCTGGTCTGGCAATGGAAAACGGCCGATTTAGCGGCGGCAGCGATGGCGCCCATCGGTGCCGTGTTCACCTTTATTGCGCTGATAACCGGGTCCGCCTGGGGCAAGCCCATGTGGGGAACCTGGTGGATCTGGGATGCCCGCCTGACTTCGGAGCTGGTATTGCTGTTCCTCTATATGGGCGTGATCGCCCTCTACAGCGCCTTTGACGACCGCCGCATGGCAGGACGTGCCGCCGGGATCCTGATCCTGGTGGGGGTGGTAAACCTGCCGATTATTCACTACTCGGTGCAGTGGTGGAATACGCTGCATCAGGGCTCATCCGGTATGCTCCAGCAGGCCATTGACCCCAGCATGCGCAGCCCGTTGCGCTGGTCAATCCTTGGTTATCTCCTGATATTTATCTCATTAACGCTGATGCGCCTGCGCAATCTGATCCTGTTTACGGAACGTCACCGTCCCTGGGTAGCGGACGTGGCGGCAAAAGGAGGGCGCAAAGCATGACGCCAGCATTCTCATCATGGCAGGCTTTCTTTCAGATGGGCGGCTACGCCTTCTACGTCTGGCTGGCCGTGGCCTCAACCCTGATCGCCCTTGGCCTGCTGGTGCTGCACACGGTGTTGCAGCGCCGCAGGCTGCTGAATGATATTCGTCAGCGGCAGAGCAGAGATCGCCGAATTCAGGCGGCCAAAAACCGTAAAGTTGCCAGTGAAGCCGCAGGAGAGCAAGCGTGAACCCTCGTCGTAAAAGCCGCCTGATTATGGTGGTCGCCATCCTTGTCGGGCTTGGGGTGGCAACATCATTAGTGATGTATGCCCTGCGTTCCAATATCGATCTTTTTTATACGCCCAGTGAAATTCTTGAAGGCAAAGGCGAAGCCCGCGTTATGCCGGAACCGGGCCAGCGTCTGCGGGTGGGCGGCATGGTTATGCCGGGCAGCGTCAAGCGCGATCCCAACACGCTGGCGGTCTCTTTCAAACTCTATGATGCGCGCGGCGTGATTGACGTCAGCTATCTCGGCATCTTGCCGGACCTGTTCCGGGAAGGGCAGGGCGTAGTGGCGCAGGGCGTGCTGGAGGATGGCCACCTGGTGAAGGCAAAAGAAGTGCTGGCGAAGCATGATGAAAAGTATACGCCGCCAGAAATTGAGGATGCGATGAAAACCAACCATAAAGGGCCACAGACGGCTTACCAGCAACAGGGTGGCCAGTCATGATGCCTGAAATCGGCAGCTTTCTGCTCTGCCTGGCGCTTGCGCTCTCTCTGTTATTAAGTATTTATCCGCTATGGGGCGCAGCCCGCCAGGATCCCCGTTTGATGGGCCTGGCTCGTCCGCTGAGTTATGCGCTGTTTGCCTGCATTGCTGGCGCTTTTGCGGTACTGGTTCATGCTTTCGTGGTGAACGATTTTAGCGTGGCGTATGTGGCGACCAACTCCAACACGCTCCTGCCGGTATACTACCGGGTAGCCGCCACCTGGGGCGCCCATGAAGGTTCTCTGCTGCTCTGGCTGCTGCTGCTGAGCACCTGGACGCTCGCCGTGGCGCTGTTCAGCCGCGGGATGCCGCTCGACTCCATCGCCAGAGTGCTGGCGGTAATGGGAATGATCAACCTCGGCTTCCTGCTGTTCCTTACCCTGACCTCGAATCCCTTTACCCGCACGCTGCCGGACCTCCCGATAGATGGCAGCGATCTTAACCCGATGCTGCAGGATATTGGCCTGATCTTCCACCCGCCGCTGCTCTATATGGGATATGTGGGCTTCTCCGTGGCATTCGCTTTCGCTATCGCCTCGTTGATGGCCGGGCGTCTGGATACCGCCTGGGCGCGCTGGTCACGCCCGTGGACCACGGCGGCCTGGGTTTTCCTCACCATCGGCATCGTGCTGGGTTCAGCCTGGGCCTATTATGAACTGGGCTGGGGCGGCTGGTGGTTCTGGGATCCGGTAGAGAACGCCTCCTTTATGCCGTGGCTGGCAGGAACAGCGCTGATCCACTCGCTGGCCGTCACTGAAAAACGCGGCACCTTTAAAGCCTGGACCGTGCTGCTGGCCATTACCGCTTTCTCCCTGAGTTTGCTGGGGACCTTCCTGGTTCGCTCTGGCGTGCTGGTTTCCGTCCACTCGTTCGCCTCCGATCCGGCCCGCGGCATGTTTATTCTGGCTTTTCTGGTCATCGTTATCGGCAGTTCGCTGCTGCTGTATGCCATTAAAGGCAGCAAAGTGCGTAGCCGGGTACAGAATGAAGTCTGGTCCCGCGAATCCTTCCTGCTGGGAAACAACGTATTGCTGATAGCGGCGATGCTGGTGGTGCTGCTTGGTACGCTGTTGCCGCTGGTGCACAAGCAGCTGGGGCTGGGCAGTATCTCTATCGGCGAACCTTTCTTTAATACGCTGTTTACCTGGCTGATGGCGCCGATGGCGCTGATGCTGGGGATCGGCCCACTGGTGCGCTGGCGTCGTGATGAGCCGCAGAAACTCTGGAAGCGGCTGGCTGTGGCGGTGGTGGGCACGCTGGTGCTCTCTGTCGTGTTGCCGTGGCTGATGCAGGACCGCATTGAAGCGATGGCGGTGGTGGGGTTGCTGATGTCCATCTGGGTCATCTTCCTTACGCTGATAGAGCTGCATGAACGCGCCACCCATCGCCACAGCTTCCTTAAAGGTCTGACGCATCTGTCGCGCAGCCACTGGGGAATGGTACTTGGCCATCTGGGCGTGGCCGTGACGGTGATTGGCATTGCTTTCAGCCAGAACTACAGCGTGGAGCGGGATGTGCGGATGCGCGCAGGCGACACGGTGGATATTCACGACTACCACTTTACCTTCCGCGATGTGCATAACCTGCAGGGGCCAAACTACACCGGGGCCGTAGGCGTCATTGACGTTACGCGCAATGGCAGGCATGAAGCGACGCTGCAGGCAGAAAAACGCTACTACAGCGTGGCTCATACCATGATGACGGAAGCCGCGATCAACGGCGGCTTCACCCGGGATCTCTATGCCGCGCTGGGTGAAGAGCTGGAAGATAACTCCTGGGCGGTGCGCATCTACTACAAACCTTTTGTGCGCTGGATCTGGTTCGGTGGGGTATTTATGGCTGTTGGCGGGATCTTCTGCCTGTGCGATCCGCGCTATCGCTCGCGTAAAAAAGCGCAGCAGGAGCTGGCATGAACAAGAAAATTCTCTATATCCCCTTAGTGCTGTTTCTGCTGCTGGCGGCGGCACTGATGTGGCAACTTACCCGTAATGCTAACGGTGACGATCCTACGCTGCTGGAATCGGCCCTGGTGGGCAAACCGGTGCCGGTATTTAAGCTGGAGTCGCTGGATCAGCCGGGAAAAACTTACGATCAGTCGGTACTGACCAATGGCAAACCGATCCTGCTGAACGTCTGGGCTACCTGGTGCCCCACCTGTCGGGCTGAACATCAGTATCTGAACTCGCTGGCCTCCA belongs to Erwinia pyri and includes:
- the ccmE gene encoding cytochrome c maturation protein CcmE; translated protein: MNPRRKSRLIMVVAILVGLGVATSLVMYALRSNIDLFYTPSEILEGKGEARVMPEPGQRLRVGGMVMPGSVKRDPNTLAVSFKLYDARGVIDVSYLGILPDLFREGQGVVAQGVLEDGHLVKAKEVLAKHDEKYTPPEIEDAMKTNHKGPQTAYQQQGGQS
- a CDS encoding formate/nitrite transporter family protein, producing MNKKHEDGEVDSQESEQDEEIEVDEEVLPSRAAAVHEQIRQEGEKELERDGMALLFSAIAAGLSMGASLMAKGIFQANLEGVPGAFLLENLGYTFGFIIVIMARQQLFTENTVTAVLPIMHKPTGSNILLLLRLWGIVLGGNLAGTALAALAFNYMPIFDEATQHAFVTISHKVMENTPGEMFANAVVSGWIIATMVWMFPSAGAAKIWVIVLMTWLVALGDLAHIVVGSVEVLYLVFNGDISWHEFLWPFALPTLAGNIIGGTFIFAVISHAQIRNDMSTEAKAKAKADAKAKEKKEGKTAEQGGE
- a CDS encoding DsbE family thiol:disulfide interchange protein; the encoded protein is MNKKILYIPLVLFLLLAAALMWQLTRNANGDDPTLLESALVGKPVPVFKLESLDQPGKTYDQSVLTNGKPILLNVWATWCPTCRAEHQYLNSLASTGVRVVGLNYKDDRHKAINWLNSLGNPYALSLYDGDGMLGLDLGVYGAPETFLIDGKGIIRYRHAGDLNDEVWNREVKPLWDKYSREAGA
- a CDS encoding heme lyase CcmF/NrfE family subunit, with product MMPEIGSFLLCLALALSLLLSIYPLWGAARQDPRLMGLARPLSYALFACIAGAFAVLVHAFVVNDFSVAYVATNSNTLLPVYYRVAATWGAHEGSLLLWLLLLSTWTLAVALFSRGMPLDSIARVLAVMGMINLGFLLFLTLTSNPFTRTLPDLPIDGSDLNPMLQDIGLIFHPPLLYMGYVGFSVAFAFAIASLMAGRLDTAWARWSRPWTTAAWVFLTIGIVLGSAWAYYELGWGGWWFWDPVENASFMPWLAGTALIHSLAVTEKRGTFKAWTVLLAITAFSLSLLGTFLVRSGVLVSVHSFASDPARGMFILAFLVIVIGSSLLLYAIKGSKVRSRVQNEVWSRESFLLGNNVLLIAAMLVVLLGTLLPLVHKQLGLGSISIGEPFFNTLFTWLMAPMALMLGIGPLVRWRRDEPQKLWKRLAVAVVGTLVLSVVLPWLMQDRIEAMAVVGLLMSIWVIFLTLIELHERATHRHSFLKGLTHLSRSHWGMVLGHLGVAVTVIGIAFSQNYSVERDVRMRAGDTVDIHDYHFTFRDVHNLQGPNYTGAVGVIDVTRNGRHEATLQAEKRYYSVAHTMMTEAAINGGFTRDLYAALGEELEDNSWAVRIYYKPFVRWIWFGGVFMAVGGIFCLCDPRYRSRKKAQQELA
- the ccmA gene encoding cytochrome c biogenesis heme-transporting ATPase CcmA — protein: MLEANNLTCVRDERTLFHDLSFTVSAGDIVQIEGANGAGKTSLLRILAGLSRAEQGDVLWHHQPIRQQRDNWHAALLYLGHQPGVKAVLTARENLHFYHASQSEASLMAALEEVDLVGFEDVAVAQLSAGQQRRVALARLWLSRSPLWILDEPLTAIDKSGVAKLMALFNMHAENGGTVILTTHQELPTAHRTVRKIRLTSSEVV
- the ccmB gene encoding heme exporter protein CcmB, with amino-acid sequence MFWRVLRRELRIAFRSGSEIINPLWFFLIVITLFPLGIGPEPALLARIAPGIVWVAALLSSLLALERLFRDDFLDGSLEQLLLLPGPLPITVLGKVAAHWVVTGLPLLLLSPLAALLLSLDFASWRAIALTLLLGTPTLSFLGAIGVGLTVGLRRGGVLLSLLVLPLAVPVLIFASAAIDAAGMGLPIDGYLAILGALLVGSATLAPFATAAALRVSVH
- the ccmD gene encoding heme exporter protein CcmD; amino-acid sequence: MTPAFSSWQAFFQMGGYAFYVWLAVASTLIALGLLVLHTVLQRRRLLNDIRQRQSRDRRIQAAKNRKVASEAAGEQA
- a CDS encoding heme ABC transporter permease; this encodes MWKWLHQLGKPDRLYRLCGRLVPWFAVPGLLTLLLGWIWGFGFAPADYQQGNSYRIMYIHVPAAMWSMGIYASMAIAAFIGLVWQWKTADLAAAAMAPIGAVFTFIALITGSAWGKPMWGTWWIWDARLTSELVLLFLYMGVIALYSAFDDRRMAGRAAGILILVGVVNLPIIHYSVQWWNTLHQGSSGMLQQAIDPSMRSPLRWSILGYLLIFISLTLMRLRNLILFTERHRPWVADVAAKGGRKA